From the genome of Dehalobacter sp. 12DCB1, one region includes:
- a CDS encoding flagellar hook capping FlgD N-terminal domain-containing protein translates to MTSVYNVTGTTSDTAATKGTSTGTNSTDSTSLDKQAFLQLLVAQLQNQDPMSPMDNSQFVAQLAQFSSLEQLSNMATAMDELKESMVTLNSQSLLTQGAAMIGKEVTWADSDGASQSGTVTSVKWADGSLALVVGETELSLEDISEIKGSAAATP, encoded by the coding sequence ATGACAAGCGTTTATAATGTAACCGGTACAACTTCGGATACAGCCGCGACTAAAGGCACAAGCACCGGCACCAACAGTACCGACAGTACGTCTTTAGATAAGCAGGCCTTTCTTCAGCTTTTGGTTGCTCAGCTGCAAAACCAGGATCCAATGTCTCCGATGGATAATAGCCAGTTTGTTGCTCAGCTTGCCCAATTCAGTTCTCTTGAACAGCTCTCAAACATGGCAACGGCGATGGATGAGCTGAAAGAAAGCATGGTTACGTTGAATAGCCAGTCCCTGCTGACGCAGGGAGCGGCTATGATCGGCAAAGAAGTCACTTGGGCCGATAGTGATGGGGCATCGCAGAGCGGTACCGTCACTTCGGTGAAATGGGCAGACGGTTCGCTGGCTCTGGTGGTCGGGGAAACTGAGTTATCTCTGGAAGATATTAGTGAGATTAAAGGGTCTGCTGCAGCTACACCATAA
- a CDS encoding flagellar hook-basal body protein — MLRGLYTAASGMIMNNQQSEAIDRNIENMNNPGYLEESERVTSFPRLLVSRLTPSTTSDKPSENVPLGIMGTGVYAEKVLYSTEPGLIRETGNMTDVALNGDGFFVVETLDGERYTRNGHFQVDPSGMLRTAGGNLVLGQNGAIGPLPDDFTILQDGTIISTDSSQVIDKLTIVDIPAEDLDRDGLTSLYNSQNQPTEILPKNIRVEQGFIEESNVDLNAQMVKMIQVTRSYSANQKVVQTNDEILQKAVNEIGKV, encoded by the coding sequence TTGCTCAGAGGATTATATACGGCAGCTTCAGGCATGATTATGAATAACCAACAGAGTGAGGCGATAGACCGGAATATTGAAAATATGAACAATCCCGGCTATCTTGAAGAAAGTGAAAGGGTCACTTCTTTTCCGCGTCTACTGGTCAGCAGGCTTACCCCTTCTACGACCAGTGATAAGCCTTCGGAAAATGTTCCGCTGGGAATCATGGGAACGGGTGTCTATGCGGAGAAAGTCTTATACAGCACAGAACCCGGTTTGATCCGGGAAACCGGAAATATGACTGATGTGGCGCTTAACGGTGACGGCTTTTTTGTCGTCGAAACGCTTGACGGGGAACGTTATACCAGAAACGGACATTTTCAGGTTGATCCTTCCGGCATGCTCAGAACAGCAGGCGGTAATCTTGTTCTTGGTCAAAACGGAGCAATCGGCCCTTTGCCGGACGATTTCACCATTCTGCAGGATGGAACAATTATCAGTACTGATAGCAGCCAGGTCATAGACAAACTTACAATTGTGGACATCCCTGCGGAAGATCTGGATCGTGACGGACTTACGAGTCTTTATAACAGCCAGAATCAACCTACGGAAATACTACCGAAAAACATCAGGGTTGAACAGGGTTTTATTGAGGAATCAAACGTCGATCTAAATGCGCAAATGGTCAAAATGATTCAGGTAACGCGATCGTATTCAGCGAATCAAAAAGTGGTCCAAACCAATGATGAAATTTTACAAAAAGCCGTCAATGAAATAGGAAAGGTGTAA
- a CDS encoding chemotaxis protein CheW has product MGFQSVIFLLGSEEYGLPIEVVQEITQLTEVHPVPQSTKYVKGLIIIRGQAIPLIDLHAKFEIPSRNEAGFAIIMKINDNVVGIAVDEIIEVRILENVVQAPPLVAASFIGGIVNLPDRLIVQLDPAFIFKTDELEDLKALA; this is encoded by the coding sequence ATGGGCTTCCAATCCGTTATTTTTTTGCTGGGTAGCGAAGAATATGGCCTCCCGATTGAGGTCGTGCAGGAAATAACACAGTTGACAGAAGTTCATCCTGTACCCCAGTCTACAAAATATGTCAAGGGCCTTATTATTATTAGAGGTCAGGCAATTCCGCTGATTGATCTGCATGCCAAATTTGAGATTCCGTCCCGGAATGAAGCTGGTTTTGCAATCATTATGAAAATTAATGATAATGTTGTTGGCATTGCCGTTGATGAGATCATTGAGGTAAGGATACTTGAGAATGTTGTTCAGGCGCCTCCTTTGGTTGCTGCCTCATTTATCGGAGGAATTGTCAATCTCCCGGACAGACTGATTGTTCAGCTGGATCCGGCATTTATTTTTAAAACCGATGAGCTGGAAGATTTAAAGGCTTTGGCCTGA
- the flgB gene encoding flagellar basal body rod protein FlgB, translating to MAGWLNSPIFNLLESGLDGLGLRQRVLADNIANNDTPDFKRSDVSFDKILQATMDSMNNATAVSGTEPGHIPITGTGLTSDSFVVKDEGTTYRNDGNNVDIDLEMTRLAENTLQYNSLSRMLTMHLSMLKQAIQE from the coding sequence ATGGCTGGATGGCTAAATAGTCCGATTTTTAATTTACTTGAGAGCGGGTTGGATGGACTCGGACTGCGTCAGCGTGTCTTGGCCGACAATATCGCCAATAATGACACGCCCGATTTTAAAAGGTCAGATGTCAGTTTCGATAAAATCCTGCAAGCTACGATGGACAGCATGAACAATGCAACAGCAGTATCCGGCACAGAGCCTGGCCATATCCCGATTACCGGGACAGGGCTGACTTCAGACAGCTTCGTAGTCAAGGATGAGGGCACCACCTACCGTAATGACGGAAATAACGTGGATATTGACCTCGAAATGACCAGGCTTGCAGAAAATACCCTTCAATACAATTCATTATCCAGGATGTTAACGATGCATCTCTCCATGCTGAAACAGGCAATTCAGGAATAA
- a CDS encoding flagellar hook basal-body protein, translated as MKLSTEYLQTLQDRIDMIGSNLANASTTGFKEQLLSIEECYDVQDRSNTMAQYGGMPVTQNPVIHINQYDGNRIDFTQGSLGSTGNPLDLAICGDGFFQVKTEDGKLGYTRSGAFSVDAAGNLVNNQGMLLEPKISVSENVTDISVDSDGTIYGVRTMAEEKDQAVPAGKEENQGNPVILGKISLFRFTNPDGLEQAGSNVYFTTGASGQAKAGIPGEDGYGVIKSAMLEKSNTNLLTAMTDLIQVQRAYQVDVRIRQDLDEMTAQSIAMRR; from the coding sequence ATGAAGTTGTCAACGGAATATTTACAAACGCTTCAGGATCGTATCGACATGATTGGCAGCAATCTAGCCAATGCCAGCACGACAGGTTTCAAGGAGCAGCTGTTGTCTATTGAAGAATGTTACGACGTTCAGGATAGAAGCAATACGATGGCGCAGTACGGTGGTATGCCTGTGACGCAAAATCCGGTAATTCACATTAATCAATACGACGGAAACCGCATCGACTTTACACAAGGGTCCCTGGGGAGTACCGGGAACCCTTTGGATCTTGCAATCTGTGGAGATGGATTCTTCCAGGTGAAAACGGAGGACGGAAAGCTTGGCTATACACGGTCGGGGGCTTTCAGTGTCGATGCCGCAGGAAATCTGGTTAACAACCAAGGAATGCTGCTTGAACCGAAGATATCTGTTTCGGAGAATGTAACGGACATCAGTGTTGACAGCGACGGTACTATCTATGGCGTGCGGACAATGGCAGAAGAAAAGGATCAGGCTGTCCCCGCCGGGAAAGAGGAAAACCAGGGCAACCCCGTTATCTTGGGCAAGATTTCTCTTTTCCGCTTTACGAATCCTGATGGATTGGAGCAAGCAGGCAGCAACGTGTATTTTACAACAGGAGCTTCAGGTCAGGCAAAGGCCGGGATCCCGGGAGAAGACGGATATGGCGTTATTAAGAGCGCAATGCTGGAAAAATCCAATACAAATCTTTTAACGGCGATGACCGATCTCATACAAGTCCAGAGAGCCTACCAGGTCGATGTTCGGATTAGGCAGGACCTTGATGAGATGACGGCTCAGAGCATTGCAATGAGGAGATAA
- a CDS encoding flagellar hook-basal body complex protein — protein MMRSLYSAITGLRNHQTAMDVIGNNIANVNTSGYKRERASFATMLGQASQGASAPSLVTAGNPSTATIGGTNGITIGLGSVLGSVDKIMTQGSSSYTGKPTDMMIQGEGMFVVEIGPNTYFTRTGNFDLDENGMLVDTNTGAKVQGYLNGDYALADNTNDHFPSTTDYDMTTLSDIIIQQGETYQIGGTDYTLESYGIDSKGVVTGVFTDATGNSVSREMFKLALATFNNEGGLNYEGNNFYTQSNNSGDAEFGVAGSGDKGDIMTSYLEMSNVDLSQEFTDMIVTQRGFQANSRVITVSDTLLEELINLKRS, from the coding sequence ATGATGCGTTCACTATATTCTGCAATTACAGGTTTAAGAAATCACCAGACCGCTATGGACGTGATTGGTAACAATATTGCCAATGTAAACACGAGCGGATATAAAAGAGAAAGAGCCAGTTTCGCAACGATGCTCGGGCAGGCTTCCCAGGGAGCTTCGGCTCCAAGCCTAGTTACTGCGGGCAATCCTTCAACAGCAACGATAGGGGGAACCAATGGCATTACAATCGGTCTCGGCAGCGTGCTTGGATCCGTCGATAAGATTATGACGCAGGGAAGCTCTTCCTATACCGGTAAACCGACAGATATGATGATCCAGGGAGAAGGAATGTTTGTTGTTGAGATTGGGCCAAACACCTATTTTACCCGAACCGGCAATTTTGATCTTGATGAAAACGGTATGCTGGTCGATACGAACACAGGAGCAAAAGTCCAAGGGTATCTGAATGGAGATTATGCATTAGCTGATAATACGAATGATCATTTTCCTTCGACAACTGATTATGATATGACCACGTTGTCCGATATCATTATCCAGCAGGGAGAGACGTACCAGATCGGTGGTACTGACTATACGCTGGAAAGCTATGGGATTGATTCCAAAGGTGTCGTTACCGGGGTTTTCACGGATGCAACGGGCAATTCTGTTAGCCGTGAAATGTTTAAGCTGGCCCTTGCTACATTCAACAATGAAGGCGGACTGAATTATGAGGGGAACAACTTCTATACACAAAGCAACAACTCAGGTGACGCTGAATTCGGGGTCGCGGGCAGTGGCGACAAGGGCGATATCATGACATCATACCTTGAAATGTCCAACGTTGACCTTTCCCAGGAGTTTACGGATATGATCGTAACCCAGCGCGGATTCCAGGCTAACTCTAGAGTTATTACGGTTTCTGACACCCTGCTTGAAGAACTGATCAACCTGAAACGCAGCTAA